The stretch of DNA CACGACTTGCAAGTAATTATGCTGAATTTGTGTATTTAGATCATCTAGATAAGTTCCTGTTCTTTTGGTTTTCTTGTTAATATCCATagttaaattataaaaattgagCCAACCATTTGCCATAGTATTCTTAGATAATGTTTTTagaagttgtatttattttcaataAGTCTTTCGTATTTCATAGAgtataagaattttattctaAAAAATGTGGGTGGAGACAAAAGTAACACGTTACTATGGGGACGAAAGTAACATGTTACTATAGAACTATAGAACTATACTATAGAACTTTTTATAGTATAGAAATTCTTGACATAACAATGACTGTATATGTCTGGTTTGCTTGGCGTCCTTTCGTAAAAGCTGTTCGAAAGAGAAGTGGATCGAATATCTAAATTATAAGGGTTGGTCCCATGAAGATTGTACCATAAGTGATCTTCATTACGTCTGTCATAATTGTAATTTGGAGTATATAAAAATATCATTTAACCAATACACGATATCAAAAAAATGTACGAAATTGGTTATGctttttatctttttttatttaaaatattttttttatcgttacttaaaatatgtttatttaaaTGCTTGGTTCTATCATTTTCTATAATAATATATTTGATTACATTGGAAAAAATATTTCCTCACCCTTCAGAACGAAAGTAACATACTGAGGAGCTGAAGTTAATCTTCTTGTTTTGAAGAAGATTAACTAAAAACATTTTTTCACAGTAACTGCGGAAAACAGCCATAGCTTTTTAACTACTTATCACATGAAGCTTAAACGTACTTTCTTAAACTATATCTTTTGTTTTTATATCTTTAAAAGGTAATTGGCTGTTAGGTCAAATGTAAAAAACGTTATTTTTTCCCGCTCTTCCctactatatttattataccATACTTTATTTTGCATAACTTTGATTAGTCAGGATTTTTTCATCCTAATTTTGTTACATGCGTTCCAGTTAATCAaacaattaatttaattttaaataagctGTTGACAACTATTTCGGCGAATTTTGTAGCCAAGGTACATTATTtaaatctatttttatttcgCAGATAATTTTTTGTCTACTATTTAGTTTTTCCCCCTATGTTTTTGATTTTTTCGACAATATAACGTACTCTAGATATAAATACTTTCTACAATTGCACCAATCTACCTGTATGTCTAACTCTCTTTATTTGATTAATTTCCGATTTTTCAATCTCATTGTCGCTAATACCTACTATTTACAacgaagtatgaaacttactatACAATGTTTCAATATAAACTAATTAATGTTTACACTTTCCGTGATAAGACATTTCTTACTTGCATGATCTCAACACGTCGGTACATACACATGAACATGGGTGTAGCCGGGGAGGATCATAGCCAAATCttaaagaaattttaaaaataacaaaGATTGCAGAATTAACCCTTAAACAGCGGACTGTTTTACATTTATGTGCAGAGCCAGCGAactcagggtcacttttgacccagtGTTCGCTATCCAAGGGTTAAAGAGAAATTAAAGTCGAATGCTCATCAATTAAGTATTCAGATCCCTACATTACGTGAAGATCTCGGGATTGAAAGTTCGTTCTTACTAAACTTTCTATTTCCGTTTCTTATTTTCGGAAGTCTGTAACATTCATTCCACTTACACAAGGAACTTTCTAGTGAACGTTTTTGAGAGTGGTCTACGCCACAGACTTTGCACGGCTGTTCTTTAGTATAACatataatttttcttttctctcACTGAATATGTAAATCGATAAGTTCAGTGACGAAAAAGTAAATATACGTCTTTGCAATGGATGACTTATAACTTCTACAAACAACATCCGATCGACAAAATTGTCGGTCTAATTAGCAGCCGATTACAGACTGAAAACCCTTCTTTTTCTATGTAATGGTTAAAAAGATAGTCGATACATGTAATTGTTTAGTTACTTAGATCAACGAAAGTATCGGTCGTTACAGACATCATTTTTTTCTGAAATTATGTTGAATAAAactataaaatatgtataaataaacGTTATATCAGTAAATTATGTGGGTATTTTATCAAAAACTTAATTTTCATTCATTGTTAAAGATAGACGCGTTAAAAGTAATTCTAACGTTAGATGGGGTTATTTTTGACCTATTAACaacagtatattcttttgaacAATTCAGTTTATTCTTAAATGCTTTGATATTATTTCGACTTAtttaataaatgtgcaacaataTTTAGTAACCGGTAGACAATTAACGCGAAGGTATTAACATGTGTATTAACAACATCTACTTGCAGTGTAATTCGAAGATAGTTAATGGCCATTTTCGTTTTCGTagttaattgaaaataaaagCTTATGTACCGACGTCTTGAGGCAAAACGGTACGGGGTAAAAGTGGCTAAGCAATTTTACTCTAAACGATTATTCGTAAACTAATGTTTAATTGAAATCACAAGAATTCTGAATCTGAAATATGAATAATACCGCAAACCAAAAATTgacaaataaaaatgaaataaaattaatctAGAAGAAATAACAATAAGAATAACTTTTGTGCATACTGTTGCAAAGAAAAGACTTAGATGAAGATTAGGTACGATGTACAAAATATGGTGGATACAATTTTCAGCCTCTGTGTTGTTAattaaaatcaagaataatattatatactaaatacgcccccccccccccccccccccccaggaCAAAATCGAAAAAGATTAAAATAAGTAGTatgttgaaatttttaaattatattgttGTTGTTCTATGTTCATTAGGAATGCTTTTAATaaacaaaatttcaattttacgatttattttttaaattgaaaagttATAGacttgaaagttaagtttgtggTTTTACCCCACTTTCCCTGTATGCGTTTGTCCCTCTCAAAAATAAGCTTGGCGTTGCCATTTATTAGAACCATAAACAATTGTCCTGCTTTATATTCCCTGAGCGATGCTCGACTTTCTGATTAAATAATACCATAACTAATTATGGATATAATCAATTTTACCATATTCTACCTTTTTCTACAACCCACACTCATTGGCATTATTTGCAGGTCTCAAACGCGTGGCTTGGCCACCACCTCCAGAGGATCAGGACTTCGACTTCGTGGAACAAGGACCTGTGCAAGCAAAGGTAAATATTGCAATTTGCACAAAACCTCTCAAACTCATTCGCGTGCTTGATCAAATTTTTTAGAACAATTAGCTATAGACGCGTGTATTTTTCCATAATAGAATGATATAACGATACAAACGAGTTATTCGCCATTGTAGAGGTTTGATACGTTTTCAGTCGTGACGTCGTGACAGCTCAGTTCTACGATACTTGATTATTCACGTGTCGCGATTGACGCAAGGATCCTGCACTGATTTGCAAACTACATgtgatttttgtcttattttgtatttacctCCTCGTTGTTTGCTCGTGCGTTTGTTGCTATGGGTGTACCAGATGTAACGACGTCCTTTTATGTTTTTTTCGTCCTTTTCTCTTTATGAGTGCTCCCCCTCCGTTGTACATGTGTTCGTGAGTAGCTATTTACTAGAAAAATAGTCTGTAAACCAAGCTCTATATTTTCAATGAACTTTGACAAAGTGACGGAGTTTACCCTTTAAAGGCTATCATGAGTGAAATTTTTTTCACGCGAATTGTGttttaatattatctattaaaagaaataaaacgaTTGGTAAAACTAATTGTTTGGATATTCATTCATGCTATAAGTAATGAAAATGTTATCTTAAAATTGATCAATTTGCTCACATATCTGTTACACGCGTTTGTTACACTCTAATAATAGCTTTTACGGGTTAAACTATAAAACTTAATTATGATTTTGGAAGCTAAAGGTTAAAGATTGAAGTATTTATCACTAAAGTTCTAAGAGATGGATATCTGCTATGTTTTGATTATTCTTGATATCTAAATGCCTAATGGAATAATCTAAGTTCTTGTGTACAATACATTTATTCTATATTGTtgataatttatattatttataagcaTTTAACGTAAATATAGAGAAAAAccttaaacaaaataaaataaatgctaTTATTCAAGACTTTCCGAGTGAAACCttgaacaataaaataaaatgatgtaTACAATTTCATTATGTTAATTTTTAAAACGTTATAGAATTTTTCTATACATATATTCAATCAGTAAATTTTCCAAATGATATACAAGGTGCAACAGGATGAATGTTACAATCGGGAAAAGATTGATTCTACACATACAAATAAAatggaaataaaatataaaatcgtTTTATAAGAAATTTAGTGTTCgaataaattgaatttaaagattcATCTAATGTGTAGAGCTAGTAAGGTTGCATCCGAGACACATGttgacataataatcattttttgTACATAGGAGATACATCGATTCAATTAGTAGTTATGACCACTTTGGTCAATATTACGTTACATTCGAAAGTGCATGTGAAATCAGGCGGTCCTATTTACTGTAATCATAGAGGTTAGCATTTTTTCTAGATGCAACCTTACCAGCCCTATACAGTACTACATATGCATTTGACTATCTCTGTGTTTTATACGTGGAAGAATAAGCAGTTCCCATGTCATGACGAACACTCATATATTTGAtgatttgataattgataataataatttttcaaaaactAAGTTATTTATGAGATTATGTAAAAGAAATAGTATATTGAGAAAGTAGTCTAAATCTTCTTATAGTTGAAACAAACAATAATACGGGCTTTCGATAAATTAAAACACCAACTATGACATCAATCCACGACTTTCTGCTTCAGACAGCAAGGATTTTTATGCATCAACAGAGACAACACTTTCAACAATTCATTTAGtaatataaatgtaaaataataaaaatatgaataagtTATCAGTACTTATGACATTAGCACAGCTTACGATTAGtcttatgtatatgtatataaagtCAAAATGCGTACTAGACGAATTTGAAGCGCAGTTGCAAGGTGAAAATAATTGCGTGTTATTAAACACAACAAATTAGATTCATTCAGCAAAGTGAATAGACGCGTATTGTCAACGAAAACGTTCAAGACGGACTGTCCTTAGACATGGTTAGCTTTTCTTTGAAAACCCTTAGCGACTTAGGCTATGTCATACAGACAGTACTGAATAGAACAATAGAAATACGAACTGTACGGGAAACAGACATTTCGCAGGCCTTCGAAGTTTCCCATTCGAGGCCTGGTCACAAAGAACATAAAACATTTGTTTGCTAAATGTGATCCTTGCCTACGACGGCAGCCAACTTTTCGTTACGACTTCCAGGGATGTCCTCACACATCGTTAAGttcaattttcttggaaactaATTGTAGGGTTCTTATGAGTAAGTTTTATTGTTTATTTGTGGTTTATTTTCATATGCAGAATCAATCCCTCTACGCTTGTACCACACGTCCTAGCGCAGCCtgtatacatgtataaaacttATAATCTTACCAGatgtctaaaataaaataatacctaCCTAAAAGAGTGATTTTaaattaacaaattttcaaGATGTATCAAAATTTCAATATAAGGTACACTACGAATGTAGAGTCAAGTTATTTTTACAGAAAAAAATTATGTAATAAATTAGAAACTAGTTTATATCTTTATTTCATTTgaataaataatgaaataatgaaTGAATAATTGATTAATGCACATAGATTTATAAATAAGTGCCTTATTCGACACTTTTATAGCGATCAATATGAattattgttaatgataaataatatacatatattacaaaggtaaatatttataagtaatagatacaatttttattcgtatagtttaatatacattttaaaaaagaattaaCAAAATGAGGTTCAAATATATCAACTAGGATCCGAACTCTACGTAAAATTATAATAGGgacaaaatgaaaaagaaacctTTCTCTTTCtactaaacatttttttattaaaaatgattACGACACAGTAAATTAACATCTCTGCAaactttaatattcaatacatAGAAAACAATCATTGGCATCCAAAATCATacgttatttttaatttaaaaatcttattGCGCGGTCAAAGCTCATTAAAAAAGGAGTGCAATACTTTGAACGTTTTCCATGTAAGATACTCGTGCACGTTGCCGATATACATATTCTCAAATGGTATACATAGAATATTATGTCTAATGGTTTGACGACGCGGTTGACTACACCACTGTGGCTATCGAGGCGGATATACCGAGACTAGATCTTCAACAGATTTAAATTGGTCGCAAAGGATGATCAAAAAATCGGTCAACAAATTGACAAAATAATTAAGTTACGGCAATTCGCCTACAAAATCCTCTGTTTTCCCTTCGAAAGACACGTGGAATCGGTGATCACGCCTCGTACCAGAGCAGTACCTCGTCAGGTTCGTCACCTCAACCGCCATCGATCGCTCGTTCGTCGACTCAGAGCGCCGTCCCGTCGTCTCCATCACCAATTAGCCCTGGTGGAACTCTACGACAGCCTTCACATTTTCAACAACAACCTGCGCCAAAGGGCTGGGCACCGGTAACACCTCCTGCAACCTCTCCATTACTGCAGCAATCAAGCCGTCCAGTATCTTGGTCCAGCCCCCAGCAACAACAGAGTCCGCTACCGCAGGTAAATGGTTGCAACATAGGTGTCGACTTAATGTATTTCATGTAGGTACCTTTTATTTTGACGTGTTTGTAACGTTTAGCCGCGGTATGATCGATGAGAGTTTTTAATATGATTTTTAACAATGTGCGAGGAAATACCGTTCCTGAAGTAATCTTTGGACAAGGAATGTACaatgattgatgtttgttatTGAAAAGTTCTTTTCAGGAAACGTAAAGGATCAGTTTAGAACGTTATACTACAGACTTCTAGCCGTTTAGTGGCAAATTTATGAAAGAGGGAAGTAAGACTCCATGAAAAGAGAATTCTAGTTCAGATAACTACTTACAAAACGAAAGCAAATGAGAAACAATTGCTTAACATTCACATTATAACCTTCATTATAGCTTATGAGCTTACACTTTGTCTATAAAGAAGGTAACATTTACACGTTTCAATATCTTAAGGGATGATATCAACTGTTTCTTTATATACAGCATAACGGTTACATACAGCAGAACGGTTAACATTTTGAACAATATCTTACATAAAAAGTATAGGTCAagctaataaataataaactaaaCTCAGTTAAAAATACACATCTTAAAAACGCGTTAAtaagtaattattaataataaataagcCCTAACATTGTCTTATGTGTAAAAATAGTCACATTATCGGTTTATAATCAAATTCATAACGTCAGTTATTAATGAAGTATCTTCGCGCGAACTGGACTGATATTCAAATGTATTCTCGTAAACGAAGCCTTTaacgcaatttcgttatttttGATTTCTGACCCCGTTTGTACCATGAATAGACTACCTGAACTACCCTATATATGTGGCTGTTAAATAATGCTTAATCCTTTCGCTAACCAATATCAAGGAACGATTAAAACATGTTTGACTTTTTTGAAATTAAATCGACCCCTGTTTGTGATAGGAATATCAAAAAGACCATGTCTTAGTTGTATAGGACACTTTTGCAGGATAAATTCTAGACACAAAAACAATGAAAAGTTCAAATGCACATATGCCTGAGAACGCATAGTTTTCTAATTACATGTTATACATAACAAGAGGTGACAAAATGTTGCTCGTTGTTACCTCAGTATAGGTAGACATAGTTTTAAACACAAAAATCATTCTCCGCTTTGCTCATGCAACACAATATTTCCCGAATCATTCTAACGCATTTTAGGTTCTTTCATAGTCAAGCATTCAATATCTCAGAAACAAGACTAATTCTTAAATAACACCTCATATTATATCACATTATTCATTTACTTCAAGCGTGAATTCGAAAATACATTATTTATCACGCTGTTAATTTTATTCTCTATATTTTTGATTTTGAGcaacaaattattaatattatcaatTTCTTACTTTATAATATAGAAAACAACTAGAAATAGACTTCCATTGGCTTCCACGAACATTCTTAAAACTCGTTTATTCGTCGTAATTGTTTTATCCCTGAATGGTCATGAAGTTACTTGTTAACTTGCTTTTAAAGTCGACACCTATGTGTATAGCGTAAAATTTCAACAGGTGGATCGTTTGGCAGAAAAGGCGTACGATAACAAGGAAATTATCGTACTCTCTATGTGCAATCTCCCTCCTTTTTCTGGAACGAGCAGTGTAGTCAACGGCAGTTAATTGCAAATATGCGGTCCTTATGGGACACAGTGAATCGAAATGTCAGTTGCACCCTAGTTATGTAATTAATCTAATTATATTATGAATTACAGCAACACCCGCAAGACTACTATTCGCAGCAGCGACCGCCGCAGAATCAAGTAGCCACTGCTACATTCGAAGCACCACCATCCACGATCACACTTCGCCCGGAGC from Calliopsis andreniformis isolate RMS-2024a chromosome 2, iyCalAndr_principal, whole genome shotgun sequence encodes:
- the LOC143188507 gene encoding uncharacterized protein LOC143188507 isoform X2, which translates into the protein MLTQTRIDFNQLAKPTNLQNSAVLRMLEEEEARQRAGQPSLKRVAWPPPPEDQDFDFVEQGPVQAKTRGIGDHASYQSSTSSGSSPQPPSIARSSTQSAVPSSPSPISPGGTLRQPSHFQQQPAPKGWAPVTPPATSPLLQQSSRPVSWSSPQQQQSPLPQQHPQDYYSQQRPPQNQVATATFEAPPSTITLRPEPPISQAPAPVYQAQPAATKAPVSGNMRGDLKWPPPSVKAQTEAENRARMELAKGPAVRPRRVHKDYSGFFAQHALNNTYPGYRAPPGTQYFTPAYQH